The Arachis ipaensis cultivar K30076 chromosome B05, Araip1.1, whole genome shotgun sequence nucleotide sequence TTCATAATATGAATATAAAAACAGCAAGTTGTGTATTCCCCCTGTATTATTCTTGCTCTCCACGCCTTTACTGATATAAATTAAAAAGGCTTGAAACTCCATACTCTCAAAGCATCCATAACtccaacaaagaaaaagaagagaaaacagCCATGTCCGATCACAGCGAAGAGCACATGAAAATCATTCGAAAACCAGACGGAACCCTCACTCTGTTGCGCAAACCAGAGTCACGCTCACTACCCCAATCTGACCCCACCCTCTCCATTACCGTTCTCTCCAAAGACCTCACCATCAACCCTCACAACGACACCTGGCTCCGCTTGTTCCTACCCAAACAAGGAACAAACGATAACAAGAAGCTACCACTTATTGTTTTCTTTCATGCTAGTGGCTTTGTCACATCAAGTGCAGCTTCCACCATGTTCCATGATTTCTGTGTAAACATTGCGGATGGCGCCGCCGCCGTTGTCGCCTCCGTCGAGTACCGCCTTGCGCCGGAGCACCGATTACCGGCTGCATATGACGATGCTGTCGAAACTTTTCATTGGATTAAATCCAGCCAGGACGAATGGTTGACCAAACACGTTGATTACTCGAGGTGTTATTTGATGGGAAACAGTGCTGGGGCAACGATAGCGTACTACGCGGGTCTACGTGTAGCTTCAGG carries:
- the LOC107644752 gene encoding carboxylesterase 1, which codes for MSDHSEEHMKIIRKPDGTLTLLRKPESRSLPQSDPTLSITVLSKDLTINPHNDTWLRLFLPKQGTNDNKKLPLIVFFHASGFVTSSAASTMFHDFCVNIADGAAAVVASVEYRLAPEHRLPAAYDDAVETFHWIKSSQDEWLTKHVDYSRCYLMGNSAGATIAYYAGLRVASGEVGDLEPLKIRGMILRQPYIGGTQRTESELRLENDAVLPLSVNDLMWELALPVGADRDNEYCNLTAVDGWRVEKVRDQGWRVMVSGCGGDPLVDRDRELVKLLEEKGVCVVSDFEEEGCHGIELTDPNKAKTLIRLVKHFMSS